Proteins encoded within one genomic window of Oryza glaberrima chromosome 12, OglaRS2, whole genome shotgun sequence:
- the LOC127757016 gene encoding protein ROH1-like, translated as MPVTEHQGSSSSPSTFSFGRSLLSLRRDHVAMPSGEEADLEAFQRHFAASLGELLPGEVEGGGGGGGGGGGGGGEEILSVAWIRRLLEAFILCQEEFRVFVAQARRRGALPAAGEKLVVEFHERAVKALDVCNAARDGVDQVRRWERLADIAASVLLAPGEIHEGQLRRARKALSDLSVLLVDDTAASGSGGVASFLASHRNRSFGRARASPSRASFAGATSATSSSHFRSLSWSVSRAWSASRQLQAIGAGLAAPRAHEAGLAAPVYAMGCVLHLVAWALVAAVPCPDRSTALQAHHLPAAPARAAFPWAPPLLTLQERLAEEGKRKDRRNSCGLLKEIHVLEKSTQKLTDAIDAAPIPLFGDREADVREAAAELAAVCAAMRDGLEPLERQVREVFHRIVRSRVEGLDSSMHNAD; from the coding sequence ATGCCGGTGACGGAACACCAgggctcgtcgtcgtccccgtcgaccTTCTCCTTcggccgctccctcctctctctgcgCCGCGACCACGTGGCCATGCCGTCGGGCGAGGAGGCCGACCTGGAGGCGTTCCAGCGCCATTTCGCGGCGAGCCTCGGCGAGCTCCTGCctggggaggtggaggggggaggcggtggtggtggtggtggtggtggtggtggaggggaggagatCTTGTCCGTGGCGTGGATCCGGCGGCTTCTTGAGGCGTTTATTCTGTGCCAGGAGGAGTTCCGGGTGTTCGTGGCGCAggcgcgacgccgcggcgcgctcCCGGCTGCCGGGGAGAAGCTGGTGGTGGAGTTCCATGAGAGGGCGGTCAAGGCGCTCGATGTGTGCAACGCGGCGAGGGATGGCGTTGATCAGGTGAGGCGGTGGGAGCGGCTCGCGGACATCGCGGCGTCCGTGCTGCTCGCGCCGGGGGAGATCCACGAGGGCCAGCTCCGCCGCGCGCGCAAGGCGCTGTCCGATCTCTCTGTGCTGCTCGTGGACGACACCGCGGCGTCCGGGAGCGGTGGCGTCGCGTCGTTCCTCGCGTCCCACCGCAACCGCTCcttcggccgcgcgcgcgcgtccccGTCCCGCGCGTCgttcgccggcgccacctccgccacctcctcgtccCACTTCCGCTCCCTCTCGTGGAGCGTGTCCCGCGCGTGGTCGGCGTCGCGGCAGCTGCAGGCGATCGGGGCCGGCctggccgcgccgcgcgcgcacgAGGCGGGCCTCGCGGCGCCCGTCTACGCCATGGGCTGCGTGCTCCACCTCGTCGCGTgggcgctcgtcgccgccgtcccgtGCCCCGACCGCTCCACCGCGCTCCAGGCGCACCACCTCCCCGCGGCGCCGGCCCGCGCCGCGTTCCcgtgggcgccgccgctcctcaccCTGCAAGAACGCCTCGCCGAGGAGGGAAAGCGCAAGGACAGGCGCAACTCCTGCGGCCTCCTCAAGGAAATCCATGTCCTCGAGAAGTCCACGCAGAAGCTCACCGACGCCATCGACGCGGCGCCGATCCCGCTCTTCGGCGACAGGGAGGCCGACGTGcgggaggccgcggcggagctcgccgccgtgtGCGCCGCCATGAGAGACGGGCTCGAGCCGCTCGAGAGGCAGGTGCGCGAGGTGTTCCACCGCATCGTGCGCAGCCGCGTCGAGGGCCTCGACTCCTCCATGCACAATGCCGattga
- the LOC127757015 gene encoding uncharacterized protein LOC127757015 isoform X1: MFGRMRCLVGGGVEDSPRGAVRRVSPALRRVHNANASAAAAAGAEGKSGLPFRSPDVMETVHEVAIYIHRFHNLDLFQQGWYQMKISATWEEGGSKTPASPARVVQYEASDVGADDALGIWKIDDADNSFYTQPFRIKYARQDIYLSVMVSFNIFNSEEEGPAASSVILKFELIYAPTLENGSDIQASSATSSAAVHEFRVPRRALLGSHSYCPVHFDAFHSVLVDLTLHIVYLKAGATKSSLKIPDQGLGPTSHHIVKALLTSREMLLEELKKISDAIGKTVEDLDVADLSLGKYEAVQPAKSGLPNSNKVFPATTKGVGHLAGILHDFLEKPNSAVDGANDAMLYTLPKEELLELFLTVSSQLSLLWNAFLKFHRINKTKILDYLRDIWALDRKSEWSIWTVHSKIEIPHRYLRSTDDESSHRHSLLRVSGSRKFHDDPVQNSASRAELHRKSIAQMKINTLSVQDMQIYADPSRVPVVLIEQHVMVVPQHGSSKDLATNSSEQKDTIVLPKLQGDSLALKSSAGKKGRILRAVIFVHGFQGHHLDLRLVRNQWLLLDPGAECLMSEANEDKTSGDFKEMGGRLAGEVVAFLKKKVDKLAKYGGCKELKLSFVGHSIGNVIIRTALAEPALQPYLKNLYTYMSISGPHLGYWYSSNSLFNSGLWLLKKLKGAQCIHQLTFSDDQDPQNTFFYKLCKLKTLENFKNIILLSSPQDGYVPYHSARIELCPAASSDNSRKGQVFTEMLNNCLDQMRAPTSETRIFMRCDVNFDQSAQGRNLNTMIGRAAHIEFLETDIYAKFIMWSFPELFR, translated from the exons ATGTTCGGCCGCATGAGgtgcctcgtcggcggcggcgtcgaggacaGCCCGCGCGGGGCGGTCAGGAGGGTCTCGCCGGCTTTGAGGCGGGTGCACAACgccaacgcctccgccgccgccgccgccggagcggagGGAAAGAGCGGGCTCCCCTTCCGTTCGCCGGACGTGATGGAGACGGTGCACGAGGTGGCCATTTACATCCACCGCTTCCACAACCTCGATCTGTTCCAGCAAGG GTGGTACCAAATGAAGATTAGTGCAACGTGGGAGGAAGGTGGTTCCAAGACGCCAGCTTCACCTGCAAGGGTCGTGCAATATGAAG CTTCTGATGTTGGTGCGGACGATGCATTGGGCATTTGGAAAATAGATGATGCCGATAACAGCTTCTACACGCAGCCATTTCGAATCAAATATGCTAGACAAGACATTTATCTATCAGTTATGGTGTCTTTTAACATATTCAACAGTGAAGAAGAG GGCCCAGCAGCTTCATCTGTTATATTGAAATTTGAGCTGATATATGCCCCAACGCTGGAGAATGG GTCTGATATTCAAGCTTCTAGTGCCACTTCTTCGGCTGCTGTTCATGAATTTAGAGTCCCACGTCGAGCACTCCTTGGTTCACACTCATATTGTCCAGTTCACTTTGACGCATTCCACTCCGTGCTTGTTGATCTGACTTTACATATCGTGTACCTCAAAGCTGGTGCAACTAAATCATCATTGAAG ATACCAGACCAAGGTTTAGGACCAACATCGCATCACATTGTGAAGGCATTATTAACCTCTAGGGAAATGCTACTCGAAGAACTAAAGAAAATCAGTGATGCTATTGGTAAAACAGTAGAAGATTTAGATGTTGCTGACTTAAGTCTTGGTAAATATGAGGCAGTTCAGCCTGCAAAATCAGGTCTACCTAATTCAAATAAAGTTTTCCCGGCAACTACCAAGGGTGTTGGGCACTTGGCTGGCATTTTACATGACTTTCTGGAG AAACCCAACAGTGCGGTTGATGGTGCCAACGATGCTATGCTATATACACTTCCTAAGGAAGAGTTGTTAGAATTGTTTCTAACTGTGAGCAGCCAACTTTCACTTCTATGGAATGCTTTCTTGAAATTTCATAG GATAAATAAAACCAAGATATTGGACTACTTGCGTGATATTTGGGCTCTTGACCGGAAATCAGAATGGTCAATATGGACTGTTCACTCAAAAATTGAGATCCCACACCGCTATTTACGTAGTACGGACGATGAGTCATCTCACCGTCATTCCCTTCTGAGAGTTTCTGGCTCAAGGAAGTTCCATGATGAT CCTGTACAAAATTCTGCCTCACGGGCTGAACTGCACAGGAAAAGTATAGCACAAATGAAG ATCAACACGCTGTCCGTtcaagatatgcaaatatatGCAGATCCTTCACGTGTTCCTGTTGTTCTTATAGAACAACATGTCATGGTTGTTCCGCAACATGGCTCTAGCAAGGATTTGGCAACAAATTCTTCAGAACAAAAGGATACGATTGTACTACCTAAACTACAAGGAGATTCTTTGGCACTGAAAAGCAGTGCTGGTAAAAAAGGACGGATATTGCGAGCTGTCATTTTTGTGCATGGGTTTCAG GGACACCATCTGGATTTACGTCTTGTACGAAATCAATGGCTTTTGTTGGATCCTGGAGCTGAGTGCTTAATGTCTGAGGCTAACGAAGATAAAACATCTGGGGATTTTAAAGAAATGGGTGGTAGGCTTGCTGGGGAAGTTGTTGCATTCCTGAAAAAGAAAGTTGATAAGCTTGCAAAGTACGGAGGCTGCAAAGAATTGAAGCTTAGTTTTGTTGGCCATTCCATTGGGAACGTTATCATCAGAACTGCACTTGCAG AACCCGCATTACAACCATACTTGAAGAACCTGTACACGTACATGTCAATATCAGGCCCACACTTGGGCTACTGGTACAGCTCAAACTCTTTATTCAACTCTGGCCTCTGGCTTCTAAAAAAGCTCAAGGGAGCACAGTGCATCCATCAACTCACTTTCAGTGATGATCAAGACCCCCAGAATACATTCTTTTATAAACTTTGTAAG TTGAAGACACTGGAGAACTTCAAAAATATTATACTTCTATCTTCACCACAG GATGGTTATGTACCATATCATTCAGCAAGAATCGAGCTCTGCCCGGCTGCATCATCAGATAACTCAAGGAAGGGCCAAGTCTTTACAGAAATGCTCAACAATTGCTTAGATCAGATGCGCGCACCCACATCTGAAACCCGGATCTTCATGCGCTGCGATGTGAACTTTGATCAGTCCGCGCAAGGACGGAACCTAAACACCATGATTGGCAGAGCAGCGCACATAGAGTTCCTGGAGACTGACATCTACGCCAAGTTTATCATGTGGTCCTTCCCTGAACTTTTTCGATGA
- the LOC127757015 gene encoding uncharacterized protein LOC127757015 isoform X2, translating to MKVDCAASDVGADDALGIWKIDDADNSFYTQPFRIKYARQDIYLSVMVSFNIFNSEEEGPAASSVILKFELIYAPTLENGSDIQASSATSSAAVHEFRVPRRALLGSHSYCPVHFDAFHSVLVDLTLHIVYLKAGATKSSLKIPDQGLGPTSHHIVKALLTSREMLLEELKKISDAIGKTVEDLDVADLSLGKYEAVQPAKSGLPNSNKVFPATTKGVGHLAGILHDFLEKPNSAVDGANDAMLYTLPKEELLELFLTVSSQLSLLWNAFLKFHRINKTKILDYLRDIWALDRKSEWSIWTVHSKIEIPHRYLRSTDDESSHRHSLLRVSGSRKFHDDPVQNSASRAELHRKSIAQMKINTLSVQDMQIYADPSRVPVVLIEQHVMVVPQHGSSKDLATNSSEQKDTIVLPKLQGDSLALKSSAGKKGRILRAVIFVHGFQGHHLDLRLVRNQWLLLDPGAECLMSEANEDKTSGDFKEMGGRLAGEVVAFLKKKVDKLAKYGGCKELKLSFVGHSIGNVIIRTALAEPALQPYLKNLYTYMSISGPHLGYWYSSNSLFNSGLWLLKKLKGAQCIHQLTFSDDQDPQNTFFYKLCKLKTLENFKNIILLSSPQDGYVPYHSARIELCPAASSDNSRKGQVFTEMLNNCLDQMRAPTSETRIFMRCDVNFDQSAQGRNLNTMIGRAAHIEFLETDIYAKFIMWSFPELFR from the exons ATGAAG GTGGATTGTGCAGCTTCTGATGTTGGTGCGGACGATGCATTGGGCATTTGGAAAATAGATGATGCCGATAACAGCTTCTACACGCAGCCATTTCGAATCAAATATGCTAGACAAGACATTTATCTATCAGTTATGGTGTCTTTTAACATATTCAACAGTGAAGAAGAG GGCCCAGCAGCTTCATCTGTTATATTGAAATTTGAGCTGATATATGCCCCAACGCTGGAGAATGG GTCTGATATTCAAGCTTCTAGTGCCACTTCTTCGGCTGCTGTTCATGAATTTAGAGTCCCACGTCGAGCACTCCTTGGTTCACACTCATATTGTCCAGTTCACTTTGACGCATTCCACTCCGTGCTTGTTGATCTGACTTTACATATCGTGTACCTCAAAGCTGGTGCAACTAAATCATCATTGAAG ATACCAGACCAAGGTTTAGGACCAACATCGCATCACATTGTGAAGGCATTATTAACCTCTAGGGAAATGCTACTCGAAGAACTAAAGAAAATCAGTGATGCTATTGGTAAAACAGTAGAAGATTTAGATGTTGCTGACTTAAGTCTTGGTAAATATGAGGCAGTTCAGCCTGCAAAATCAGGTCTACCTAATTCAAATAAAGTTTTCCCGGCAACTACCAAGGGTGTTGGGCACTTGGCTGGCATTTTACATGACTTTCTGGAG AAACCCAACAGTGCGGTTGATGGTGCCAACGATGCTATGCTATATACACTTCCTAAGGAAGAGTTGTTAGAATTGTTTCTAACTGTGAGCAGCCAACTTTCACTTCTATGGAATGCTTTCTTGAAATTTCATAG GATAAATAAAACCAAGATATTGGACTACTTGCGTGATATTTGGGCTCTTGACCGGAAATCAGAATGGTCAATATGGACTGTTCACTCAAAAATTGAGATCCCACACCGCTATTTACGTAGTACGGACGATGAGTCATCTCACCGTCATTCCCTTCTGAGAGTTTCTGGCTCAAGGAAGTTCCATGATGAT CCTGTACAAAATTCTGCCTCACGGGCTGAACTGCACAGGAAAAGTATAGCACAAATGAAG ATCAACACGCTGTCCGTtcaagatatgcaaatatatGCAGATCCTTCACGTGTTCCTGTTGTTCTTATAGAACAACATGTCATGGTTGTTCCGCAACATGGCTCTAGCAAGGATTTGGCAACAAATTCTTCAGAACAAAAGGATACGATTGTACTACCTAAACTACAAGGAGATTCTTTGGCACTGAAAAGCAGTGCTGGTAAAAAAGGACGGATATTGCGAGCTGTCATTTTTGTGCATGGGTTTCAG GGACACCATCTGGATTTACGTCTTGTACGAAATCAATGGCTTTTGTTGGATCCTGGAGCTGAGTGCTTAATGTCTGAGGCTAACGAAGATAAAACATCTGGGGATTTTAAAGAAATGGGTGGTAGGCTTGCTGGGGAAGTTGTTGCATTCCTGAAAAAGAAAGTTGATAAGCTTGCAAAGTACGGAGGCTGCAAAGAATTGAAGCTTAGTTTTGTTGGCCATTCCATTGGGAACGTTATCATCAGAACTGCACTTGCAG AACCCGCATTACAACCATACTTGAAGAACCTGTACACGTACATGTCAATATCAGGCCCACACTTGGGCTACTGGTACAGCTCAAACTCTTTATTCAACTCTGGCCTCTGGCTTCTAAAAAAGCTCAAGGGAGCACAGTGCATCCATCAACTCACTTTCAGTGATGATCAAGACCCCCAGAATACATTCTTTTATAAACTTTGTAAG TTGAAGACACTGGAGAACTTCAAAAATATTATACTTCTATCTTCACCACAG GATGGTTATGTACCATATCATTCAGCAAGAATCGAGCTCTGCCCGGCTGCATCATCAGATAACTCAAGGAAGGGCCAAGTCTTTACAGAAATGCTCAACAATTGCTTAGATCAGATGCGCGCACCCACATCTGAAACCCGGATCTTCATGCGCTGCGATGTGAACTTTGATCAGTCCGCGCAAGGACGGAACCTAAACACCATGATTGGCAGAGCAGCGCACATAGAGTTCCTGGAGACTGACATCTACGCCAAGTTTATCATGTGGTCCTTCCCTGAACTTTTTCGATGA